One Elusimicrobiales bacterium genomic window, CGACGCGGTGCGCGTCGGTTCCGGCTGGGCCAGGGACGTGTTCATACCGCAGGGCCGCTCGGCGGAAATAACATGGGACATGACTGCCGTCCGCCAGGGGGAATCCTCTTTTGCGTTCAAGGCCTTGTCCGGGGGGGAGAGCGACGGCCTGCTCAAAAGTCTGAATGTGAGCGAGCCGGTCCGCCTCCAGACCGCCGCGGCATCCGGCGTTACCGAAAGCTCCGTCTCCGAACAGGTGGCAAAGCCGCCGGCTTCTTCCGACGCCAGGGCGGATATAACCGTTTCTCCCAGCGCGGCGGGGGGGCTTAAGGAGAGCATGAAATTCCTGCTGGATTATCCCTACGGCTGCCTTGAGCAGAAAATATCCGCGCTGATGCCCTATCTCGCAGGCGGGGACATGGCCGAAAACCTGGGCATAACCGAGGCCGCGCAGTGGAAACCCGCCGCGCAGAAGACCATAGATTCCTTTGCGGCATATCAGCACCCTTCCGGCGGTTTCGGCTATTGGAGCGAAAATCCGCAGCCGGACCCGTATATCACCGCCTATGCGTTGGATGCGTTTAGCATGGCTAAGGAAGCAGGGCTTGATGCCGGCTCCGCGCCGGCGGCTGCCGCCAAATGGCTGGAACAATGGCTGTCCGACCAATCCCGCTGGGCGTATCCGTATTCCCAGCCCGAGCTTTATGCGGCGCGCGCGTACGCGCTGTATGCGCTGTCATTGCATGGGAGGCCGCAGCCTGGCGTGTTCGGCAGCCTCTACGAGAACCGGGGCCAGCTGCCGCTTTCGGGCCGGGCCTGGCTGCTTAAATCCGCGCCGTATATGACCGCCGTTTCCAGCGCGGCGGACGCGCTTTCCGGCGAAATTCTCAGCATGGCGCGCTATTCGCCGGAAACCATGCATTTTGAGGACGCGTTTTCCCAGGAGCCTGGCTGGCTGCACCAAAGCCCGGTTACGGAGACCGCCGTCTGCCTGGATGCGCTGCTGGCTTACAAAAAAGGCTTTCCGGGAGATGAAAAAGCGGTCCGCTGGCTGGTTCAGGAGCGCAAAAACGCTGGCCGCTGGCGCACCACTCACGAGAATGCCGCTGTCCTGCGCGCGCTGTCCCGGTTTTACGGGATATACGAGAAAGACGAGGGTTCCTTCACCGGATATGTGTTCTCCGAGCCGTCCGGGGACAGAAAACTGCTCTGGACCGGAGATTTTGTCAACCGCACGCCGCTTTCGGCGTCGTCCTCCTTCAAGCTGGACGCGCTCTCCGGCGCGGACGGGACCGCGCGGCTGCTGTTTTCTCTGACCGGCAAGGGCAGGCTTTATTACAACATCGCGCTGCGCTATTATCCGCAGGCCGCCGCCCCGGCGGAGAATGCGGGGTTTGAGGTGGAGCGCAAAACGGTTCCGCTGCGCTGCGTGAATGCGCCCTCCGTGCAGCCCTGCTCGCCGCCGGCCCTGTCGGAGCGCGCGGTTGTCACTCTGACTGTAAAGACCAGGACGGGCCGCTCTTTTGTCGCGCTGGAGGACCCCGTTCCGGCGGGATACGAGATAGTGGACCCGTCTTTTTCGGTTGAAAGCAGCGGGGATGCCGCCGCGCTGGACAAAGCGCAGGGGGAGGCTGACTGGATGACGGGTTTCACCCGCCATGAGATTTACGACGACAGGATAATCGCTTTTGCCGACTATCTGCCCGCGGGGGAGCATAAATACTCCTACCTGGTGCAGGCGGTTACTCCGGGAAAATTCGCCCAGCCGCCGGCTTATGCCGAGCAGATGTACGAGCCGGAAGTCTACGGCCATAACGCCGCAGCCGTGGTGGAAATAGGCAGGTGATTTTCCGCGCGGCGCTTTTATTGGCGCTGCTTTGCCCGTGCGCGCGCGCGGCGGCGATTTCTCCGCGCGGATGCTCGCCGGTTGTAACCGACCGCTACGGCGGCGCGCTGCGCGTGTTCCTGTCGCCCGGACAGTCGTATTCCCGCCCCGTCTCCATTGACGAAGTCTCCCCCTGGCTTGTGCTGGCCGCGCTGGCGGCGGAGGACAAGCGTTTTTTCTCCCATCCGGGCGTTGACATGCGCGCCGCATTGCGCGCGCTGTGGCAGAACGCCAGTTCCGGCAGGACGGTTTCCGGCGCCTCCACCATCACTCAGCAGCTTGCCCGCTCGCTTGACCCCGCTCCGCGCACTCTGGGCGCCAAGCTGCGCGAGACGCTTACCGCGCTGCGGCTGGAGCGCAAACTCTCCAAGCGGGAGATTTTGGAGAGCTATTTCAACTCCGCGCCCTACGGCGGCAATGTCTACGGCGTTGAGGCCGCAAGCCGGCTGTATTTCGGGACGTCCGCGGCGGAACTGTCTCCCGCGCAGGCCGCGCTGCTTGGCGGCATTCCCAAATCGCCGGTAAAATACGACCCGCTTGCCCATTTTGCTGCGGCGGCGGGGCGCCAGCGCATTGTGCTGCGCCGGATGTTTGACGCGGGCTATATCAACGAGCGGATTTACACGCTCGCGCTGGCGGAGAAACTGTATATTCGCCATGACGCGCGGCCTTTTCTTGCGCCGCAGCTTGCGTTGCGCGCCGCGCGGCTTTCGCCCGGCCTCTGCTCGGTGAAAACCACCATAGACCCGCAAATCCAGACTTATTTCCAGAACCTGCTAAAGGCGAGAATAGACAAGCTGTCCCGGCAGAATGTAACCAACGGCGCCATGGTCGCGCTGGACAACCGCACCGGAGACATCCTGGCGTGGGTCGCCTCCGCCGATTTTTCGGACGGCAGGCATGGCGGGCAGATAGACGGGGTTGCCGCGCTGCGTCAGCCCGGCTCCGCGCTGAAGCCTTTTGTCTACGCGCTGGCTTTTTCAAAAGGCTGGCGCGCCTCGGATATTATTGACGACAGCCCCGCCTTCTTCCCCGGCGGCTTCTCGCCCAAAAATTACGACGAGACTTTTCACGGCCCCGTGTCCTTGCGCGAGGCGCTGGCCTGCTCGCTGAATGTCCCCGCGGTAAAGCTGGCCGACAGGCTGGGCCCGCCGGCCATACTGGACGCGCTGCATAAATTCGGGTTCGCCTCGCTGGACGGCCCGGCGGAAAAATACGGGCTTGGCATCGCCCTGGGCGACGGAGAGGTTGCGCTTGCGGAACTGGCCGCCGCGTACTGCGCGCTGGCGCGCGGCGGCTCGCTGATAGAGCCGGGATTTATCCCGGCTTCCGCGCCGCGTCCGGCGCGCCGCGCCATAGACCCGGTTTCGGCCTATATCGTTACCGATATACTGTCGGACAACTATGCCCGCGCGCGGGCTTTCACGTTGGATTCGCCGTTCAATCTGCCTTTTGCTTTTGCCGCCAAAACCGGCACCAGCAAGGATTACCGCGATAACTGGGCCATAGGCTACACGCCGGAATGGACAATCGCCGTCTGGACGGGAAATTTCAGCGGAAAGCCGATGCGCAAAGTTTCCGGCATAAGCGGCGCGGGGCCTGTTTTGGGCGATGCCGCGGCGTATATGTATTCAAAACGCCCGTCGGGCGAGTTCGCCGTCCCGCCGGGGATAAAACCCGCCGAAGTCTGCTCCTCCACCGGCAAATTGCCGGGGCTGGACTGCCGCCAGACGCGCAGGGAGGTTTTCTCCTATAAATACCCGCCGGACCCCGCGCCCGCGCCGGAGCAGTCCGCCGCGCGCGCTGTCCGGCGGCAGATGCCGTCCGTTGATTTCCCCAAAAACGGCGACGTGTTCAAGATAGACCCCGCCGCTCCGCGCGCCTCGCAGCAAATCGCGCTGAAAGCCGCCGGCTTGCCGGGGGGGGCTGCGGCGCGGTGGATTGTTGATTCAAAACCGGCGGATATGTGGTGGCCGCTGAAGCCGGGCCGCCATACCGCGCGGTTTATCTGGACGCAGGACGGCAAAACCGCCAAATCCGCCCCGGTTGGATTTACCGTGCTTGAATGAGGTGTTTTACCAGCGCCGCGAATGCGGCGCGGCGGTGGCTTATGAGGTTTTTTTCCGCGAAAGAAAGCTCGGCAAGCGTTTTGCCGTCCGCAATTATGAAAAGCGGGTCGTAGCCGAAGCCGTTTTCCCCGCACGGCGCAAAACCTATCCCGCCTTCCAGCCTGCCCTCTTCGGTGATGACTCTGCCGTCCGGGAAAGCCAATGCCGCCACGGTGCGAAAGCGCGCCGTCCTTTTCCCGGCGGGTATCGTGGCCATTTCGCGCAGCAACTTTTCGTTATTGGCGGCGTAATCGCGTTCCCTGCCGCAATATCTTGCGCTGTAGACGCCGGGCGCGCCGCCAAGCGCGTCAACTTCCAGCCCGGTGTCGTCTGCGAGGGCGGCAATGCCGCTTTGCCGGCAGGCGGAAACCGCCTTTAGAACGGCATTTTCCTCAAGCGTTTTGCCGGTTTCCTCCGGCATGGCCAGCGACGGGAAATCCGCCAGCGTCCTGTAAACCGGCCCCGCCGGCAGCAGCGAGATTATTTCCCTTGCCTTGTCCGCATTGGCGGTGGCAATAAGAATTTCAGCCATTGGGCAGCCGGGAGATGGCGTCTTTTATGCTCTCTTTTTTAGAGGAGGCCTGTTCAAGCCGGGCGCAGACTTCGTCAACCTTCTCTTTGGGGGCGCGGGTCTTGAAATTCTCGTTGGCAAGCTGGGCGGAGCAATGCGCCATTTCCTTTTCCAGTTTTTCCAACTCGCCCTGCAGGCGCAACTTTTCGGCGGCGAAATCTATGACGCCGTGGCCGTCCAGCCAGATTTCCACGTCGCCAAACACCGTGGTAACCCAGCCGGAGGGGGGGGCGGATTGCGCCGTTTCCAGCGCGGACGCCTTCGCCAGACGGCATATGTAGGAGGAAGCGGCGTTCTGAAGCAGCTTTCTGCTTTCCTCGCCGCGCGGGTTTACGCGGACGGCTATCTCTTTTGCCGGGTGGATATTGTAGAGCGAACGGATGGTGCGCAGCGCGGTGGTTACGCCCATCACAAGCTCCATCTCCTTCGCCGCCGCCTCGTCAAAGCGCGACTTGTCCGGCTGGGGGAATTGCTCGCTGATTAGAAATTCCGCTTTGCCGCCGGTGTGCGGGCGCAATGCGGCGGCAAGTTCCTCGGTGATAAAGGGCATGAACGGATGCAGCGCCTTCAATGCGCCCTCCATTATGTGGACAAGTATGGCCAGCACGGTTTCCCTGTCCGCCGCGTCGTCTGCGGCCAGGCGCGGCTTGGCAAGCTCAACATACCAGTCGCAATAATCGTCCCAGAAGAAACGATACAGCGCCAGCGCGGCTGAGGCAGGGTCGTAGGCGGCCATGCTGTGTTTTGCCTGGCGTAATGCGGCGTTGTAGCGGTGCAATATCCATCTGTCGGCGAGGTTTTCCGGCTTCTGCGGCGGCGCGGGGATTTTGGCGCCTTCCGGCAAATTCATCAGCACGAAGCGGCAGGCATTGTAGATTTTGTTGCAGAAATTGCGCGGGCCGACATTGGATTCCTCGGCGAAAGGAATATCCCTGCCCGGCAAAGCCTGCGACGCCAGCGCGAAGCGCACCGCGTCCGTGCCGTATTTGGCGGTCATGTCCAGCGGGTCTATTACGTTGCCAAGCGATTTGGACATTTTCTTGCCGTGCTTGTCGCGCACGATGCCGTTTATCAGCACGTCGGAGAATGGGACTTTGCCCCTGAACTCCATGCCCAGCATCACCATGCGCGCCACCCAGAGATATATGATTTCGTAGCCGGTAACCAGCACCGAGGTGGGGTAGTAGTAGTTAAGCTCCGGCGTCTCCTCCGGCCAGCCGAAAACCGAAAACGGCCATAATCCCGACGAAAACCAGGTGTCCAGCACATCCGGGTCCTGAACCAGGCCATGCCCGCCGCATTGCGGGCATTTCTCCGGCCTGGCGGCGGAGAGTATCGGCTTTGCGCCGTCCTTGAACGAAACGCGGGTTACTTCCCCTTCGGCGGAGCGCACAAGGCCGCCCGCGCTGCAAGTCTCGCAGTACCAGACGGGTATGCGGTGGCCCCACCAGATTTGCCGGGAGATGCACCAGTCCTCTATCCTGCCCAGCCATTCCAGATACGGTTTTTTCCAGTTTTCGGGATGGAATTTGACGCTGCCATTCTCGGCGGCTCTGATGGCGGGGGCGGCGAGGTCCTTCATTTTCACAAACCACTGCTCGCTGACCAGCGGCTCTATCGGCTGGTTGCAGCGCGAGCAGGCGCTTACCGCGTTCTGGTACGGCTCCTCTTTTTTCAGGAAGCCGCCTTCGTCCAAATCCTTCACAAGCTGCTGGCGGCAGGCGGAACGGTCCATGCCGGAGTATTGGGGGGGGACATTCTGCATTTTCCCGTCAAAGCCGATAACTGTCAGCGTCTCAAGATTATGCCGCTTGCCGATTTCATTGTCGGCGGGGTCGTGGGCGGGGGTTACTTTCACCGCGCCGGTGCCGAAGGCGGAATCCACCGCCTCGTCTGCGATAACGGGGATGAGGCGGCCCGTCAGCGGCAATTGCAGCTTTTTGCCGACGAGATTTTTGTAGCGCGAATCTTCGGGGTGTACGGCGACTGCCGTGTCGCCCAGCATAGTCTCCGGGCGGGTGGTGGCGACGGTGAGGCCCTCTCCGCCGTTTTCCAGCGGGTAATGAATGTGCCAGAGTTTGGAGGAGGCCGTCTCATGCTCCACTTCTATGTCGGAGAGCGCGGTGCCGCAGCGCACGCACCAGTTTATCATGCGCTCGCCGCGGTAAATGCGGCCTTTCTGCCAGAGCAGCCGGAATTCCTCGTTGACGGCGCGGGCGCGCTTTTCGTCCATGGTAAAGCGCACGTTGGAGGGGTCTGTGTCCAGCGCGCAGCCGAGGCTTTTCAGCTGCGTCAGTATGGTGCTGCCGCATTCGCCGTACCATTTCCACAATTCGGCGACGAATTTTTCCCGCCCCAGGTCGTGCCGGCGCAGCTTGCGCTCTTTGGCGAGCTTTTTTTCTATGACGGTCTGCGTGGCGATGCCGCCGTGGTCGGTGCCGGGGACCCAGTACGCCTCATGCCCGCACATGCGGTTGTAGCGGATGAGAATATCCTGCAAAACATTATTGAGCGCGTGGCCCATGTGCAGCGCGCCGGTGATATTGGGCGGCGGAATCACGATGACGAAAGATTTTTTAGATTTGTCCTGCGGCACGGTGGAGACGAAAAGCCTCCTTCCCTGCCACTGGCGGATGAATTTTTCCTCTATCGGTTTAGGTTCGTAAGTTTTGGGGAGCATAGGTCCTCCATATCACATCCCAGAAATCTGCGGCCTGTGTTTTGGGCGGCTTCCAGCACGGAATAGCCGCCGGCGGCGGGGTCTATCACGATATCGCCCTCGTTGGTGGTGGCGGCGATAAGCCGCTCCTGCAGCCGTACCGGCTTGGCGTGCGGATGCGCGGCGGTTGACACCTTCTCGTCCCACACGTCGGGGATGCCGTGGTCTTGCCAGACGCCTTTGGCCCTTACCGGCGGCTTTTGCAGCACGGCGATATGCTCGCTGACGCGCCGGGTGCGGTAGCCCATGCCCATGCGCTTTTTGTTCCAGGTCAACATGTCCACCACCTGCAGTTGCGAGCCTGCCAGCAGCGCGGGCAGCTCCGCGCAAAAAATGAACTTGTCCACCCACAGCATCAAATGCCCGCCCGGCATCAGCGCCCGCTGCGACTGGGCCAGGAATTGCCGTATCGTTTCGCCGCTCATCTGCGGCAGCAGGGCGCGCTTTTTCTGGCGCGCGCCCTCGTTACCGTAACGTTGTTTGTCCAGCACGCTGCGGTACTGCGGGTCAAAAAAAATCAGCGGCGCGCAGTTGCCGGGCAGAAGCTTCAGCAGCTTCAGCCCGTCCATGCGCTGCCGGGCGTTGAATTTCAGCCCGCGCGGCAGCGCAAATTCCGGCTGCGCCGCGACGCGCCCGGGCGAGAATACGCTCATCCCTTTCATTTTAGTAATTTTATATCATATCCGCATGACATATAACCCCGTAACGCCGGAGATAGCCGGCAAGCTTAAAGAAATTTGCGGCCCCAAAAATGTCCTCGCCTCCGATGAGGAACGTGAGCCATACTCTCACGACGAAACCGCGTGTCTTTCCGCAGTTCCCGCCGTGGTAGTCCGCCCGGAAAACACCGCGCAGGTCAGCGCGGTGATGAAGCTGGCCTTTGAAAACCGCATTCCCGTAACCCCGCGCGGCGCGGGGACCGGCCTTTCCGGCGGCGCGGTTCCGGTGATGG contains:
- the rdgB gene encoding RdgB/HAM1 family non-canonical purine NTP pyrophosphatase codes for the protein MAEILIATANADKAREIISLLPAGPVYRTLADFPSLAMPEETGKTLEENAVLKAVSACRQSGIAALADDTGLEVDALGGAPGVYSARYCGRERDYAANNEKLLREMATIPAGKRTARFRTVAALAFPDGRVITEEGRLEGGIGFAPCGENGFGYDPLFIIADGKTLAELSFAEKNLISHRRAAFAALVKHLIQAR
- a CDS encoding site-specific DNA-methyltransferase — encoded protein: MKGMSVFSPGRVAAQPEFALPRGLKFNARQRMDGLKLLKLLPGNCAPLIFFDPQYRSVLDKQRYGNEGARQKKRALLPQMSGETIRQFLAQSQRALMPGGHLMLWVDKFIFCAELPALLAGSQLQVVDMLTWNKKRMGMGYRTRRVSEHIAVLQKPPVRAKGVWQDHGIPDVWDEKVSTAAHPHAKPVRLQERLIAATTNEGDIVIDPAAGGYSVLEAAQNTGRRFLGCDMEDLCSPKLTNLNR
- a CDS encoding valine--tRNA ligase; translation: MLPKTYEPKPIEEKFIRQWQGRRLFVSTVPQDKSKKSFVIVIPPPNITGALHMGHALNNVLQDILIRYNRMCGHEAYWVPGTDHGGIATQTVIEKKLAKERKLRRHDLGREKFVAELWKWYGECGSTILTQLKSLGCALDTDPSNVRFTMDEKRARAVNEEFRLLWQKGRIYRGERMINWCVRCGTALSDIEVEHETASSKLWHIHYPLENGGEGLTVATTRPETMLGDTAVAVHPEDSRYKNLVGKKLQLPLTGRLIPVIADEAVDSAFGTGAVKVTPAHDPADNEIGKRHNLETLTVIGFDGKMQNVPPQYSGMDRSACRQQLVKDLDEGGFLKKEEPYQNAVSACSRCNQPIEPLVSEQWFVKMKDLAAPAIRAAENGSVKFHPENWKKPYLEWLGRIEDWCISRQIWWGHRIPVWYCETCSAGGLVRSAEGEVTRVSFKDGAKPILSAARPEKCPQCGGHGLVQDPDVLDTWFSSGLWPFSVFGWPEETPELNYYYPTSVLVTGYEIIYLWVARMVMLGMEFRGKVPFSDVLINGIVRDKHGKKMSKSLGNVIDPLDMTAKYGTDAVRFALASQALPGRDIPFAEESNVGPRNFCNKIYNACRFVLMNLPEGAKIPAPPQKPENLADRWILHRYNAALRQAKHSMAAYDPASAALALYRFFWDDYCDWYVELAKPRLAADDAADRETVLAILVHIMEGALKALHPFMPFITEELAAALRPHTGGKAEFLISEQFPQPDKSRFDEAAAKEMELVMGVTTALRTIRSLYNIHPAKEIAVRVNPRGEESRKLLQNAASSYICRLAKASALETAQSAPPSGWVTTVFGDVEIWLDGHGVIDFAAEKLRLQGELEKLEKEMAHCSAQLANENFKTRAPKEKVDEVCARLEQASSKKESIKDAISRLPNG
- the pbpC gene encoding penicillin-binding protein 1C, translated to MIFRAALLLALLCPCARAAAISPRGCSPVVTDRYGGALRVFLSPGQSYSRPVSIDEVSPWLVLAALAAEDKRFFSHPGVDMRAALRALWQNASSGRTVSGASTITQQLARSLDPAPRTLGAKLRETLTALRLERKLSKREILESYFNSAPYGGNVYGVEAASRLYFGTSAAELSPAQAALLGGIPKSPVKYDPLAHFAAAAGRQRIVLRRMFDAGYINERIYTLALAEKLYIRHDARPFLAPQLALRAARLSPGLCSVKTTIDPQIQTYFQNLLKARIDKLSRQNVTNGAMVALDNRTGDILAWVASADFSDGRHGGQIDGVAALRQPGSALKPFVYALAFSKGWRASDIIDDSPAFFPGGFSPKNYDETFHGPVSLREALACSLNVPAVKLADRLGPPAILDALHKFGFASLDGPAEKYGLGIALGDGEVALAELAAAYCALARGGSLIEPGFIPASAPRPARRAIDPVSAYIVTDILSDNYARARAFTLDSPFNLPFAFAAKTGTSKDYRDNWAIGYTPEWTIAVWTGNFSGKPMRKVSGISGAGPVLGDAAAYMYSKRPSGEFAVPPGIKPAEVCSSTGKLPGLDCRQTRREVFSYKYPPDPAPAPEQSAARAVRRQMPSVDFPKNGDVFKIDPAAPRASQQIALKAAGLPGGAAARWIVDSKPADMWWPLKPGRHTARFIWTQDGKTAKSAPVGFTVLE